The following coding sequences lie in one Haematobia irritans isolate KBUSLIRL chromosome 3, ASM5000362v1, whole genome shotgun sequence genomic window:
- the LOC142229751 gene encoding uncharacterized protein LOC142229751: MRLFSIFGMVLVTMCFTTQWQTAESKPFIISSVLGLAGRSSTNSSSSAISTAATGILTSIINTKVQAISRALSSGFSSTSSSTSSSGSSSSSGGGFGLISGLFGGSSSSSGSSSGGGGILSSVISNKLGLLTGFSTGGRTTTTAPSGGGSSSSGGSSSSGGSHSSGGSSSSGGSHSSGGSSSSGGGHSSGTHVHVELEEDEDEDSDNSSSQHTSTTEKVIMSTTTSSVSTHGTHGTTTEATFSHSTTTSSSSKVEETKGTTMATESTTQSNGGGSTTGGYEYTTSKVTVVEMTSTSSSGDNDSGYNYSTSTETTHNTHGTTTSDKDINGGYHYSSSSTTEASTSDNKETSSEGNDGSSSGGGYDYSHSTSTEITIGDNKETSSEGNSDGDRDSSSGGDGYNYSHSTTIEETSSGGNGGYEYSHSTSTEVTTSDNKETSSGSSTTSSGGSNSNGYNYSELTTVSTSCNEISSNTGSNSDANCSGSSSTSNGNNEQTSSGGDSTSGSSSIGNGNSYNYSGSISASISCNTGSSSSDNNCSGSFSQTTNGGKDISSTTHTSQSSSSTGVGYNNAYLPPSV, from the exons ATGCGTTTATTTTCAATATTCGGTATGGTGCTGGTCACCATGTGTTTTACAACACAATGGCAGACAGCCGAGTCAAAACCGTTCATTATCAGCTCAGTTTTAG GCCTTGCAGGTAGAAGTAGTACAAATTCGTCATCCTCAGCCATTTCAACGGCTGCTACGGGTATTTTGACGAGCATAATTAATACAAAAGTTCAAGCTATATCCAGAGCTTTATCCTCCGGATTTAGTTCCACCTCATCAAGTACTTCCAGTAGCGGCAGTTCAAGCAGCAGTGGTGGAGGCTTTGGTCTGATTAGCGGTTTATTTGGAGGATCTAGCTCTTCATCCGGTAGTAGTTCTGGAGGAGGTGGGATTCTAAGCAGTGTTATAAGCAATAAACTTGGGCTTCTAACAGGTTTCAGTACTGGAGGACGTACAACTACTACAGCTCCAAGTGGAGGTGGAAGTTCTTCTTCGGGAGGAAGTTCATCCTCGGGTGGAAGTCATTCATCAGGAGGAAGTTCATCCTCGGGTGGAAGTCATTCATCAGGCGGAAGTAGCTCATCTGGCGGAGGGCATTCCTCAGGAACTCATGTACATGTAGAGTTGGAAGAAGATGAGGATGAAGATTCTGATAATAGTTCATCGCAACACACTTCAACAACAGAAAAGGTAATAATGTCAACCACGACCTCTTCAGTTTCTACACACGGCACACATGGAACCACAACAGAAGCAACCTTTAGTCACAGTACAACCACAAGTTCCAGCAGTAAGGTAGAAGAAACCAAGGGAACCACTATGGCAACAGAGTCTACAACCCAATCAAATGGTGGTGGATCTACTACAGGTGGTTATGAATATACAACCTCAAAGGTTACCGTGGTTGAAATGACCAGCACATCTTCGTCGGGTGACAACGATTCAGGTTATAACTATTCAACAAGTACAGAAACTACGCATAACACCCATGGAACTACAACATCGGATAAAGATATAAATGGTGGTTATCATTACTCCTCCTCAAGTACCACTGAAGCAAGTACCAGTGACAATAAGGAAACATCTTCAGAAGGAAATGATGGATCATCTTCGGGAGGTGGTTATGATTATTCTCATTCAACATCCACTGAAATAACAATTGGCGACAATAAAGAAACATCTTCGGAAGGAAATAGTGATGGCGATAGGGATTCATCTTCTGGTGGAGATGGTTATAATTACTCGCATTCAACTACAATTGAGGAAACATCGTCAGGAGGAAATGGGGGCTACGAATATTCCCATTCAACTTCCACAGAGGTAACAACTAGCGACAATAAGGAAACATCTTCGGGTTCAAGCACAACATCTTCTGGCGGAAGTAACAGTAACGGCTACAACTATTCAGAATTAACTACTGTCAGCACAAGTTGCAATGAGATATCATCAAACACTGGAAGCAATTCCGATGCTAACTGTTCGGGATCTTCCAGCACAAGCAATGGCAATAACGAACAAACATCTTCTGGTGGTGATAGTACAAGCGGTTCCTCATCCATTGGAAATGGAAATAGTTATAACTATTCAGGATCAATTTCTGCTAGTATAAGTTGCAATACTGGATCATCATCCAGTGACAATAATTGTTCAGGATCTTTTTCTCAAACAACAAATGGTGGTAAGGACATAAGCTCAACCACCCACACCTCACAATCGTCGTCATCAACTGGTGTTGGTTACAACAATGCATACCTACCTCCTAGTGTCTAA